The proteins below come from a single Macrobrachium nipponense isolate FS-2020 chromosome 17, ASM1510439v2, whole genome shotgun sequence genomic window:
- the LOC135195850 gene encoding uncharacterized protein LOC135195850 — protein MVMSSFSLKLLAASRRRRSTMSRQPTPPTVPAPPPAAPARLPTTKSPLPAPSPSPHHPSPTGGAQPPASPPILPTPSGAHRIFAPPSLPTGCDQPALSPPSLSPPGGTQPASPPSPPHWLATSPPPHRHSPPGGTLARTPPHRPLPTGCDQPASSTVTPLLAAPARSPPSPPL, from the exons ATGGTGATGTCTTCGTTTTCTCTCAAACTTTTAGCAGCATCCCGCAGACGGCGATCGACGATGtct CGCCAGCCCACCCCCCCCACTGTCCCTGCCCCACCACCAGCGGCACCAGCCCGCCTCCCCACCACCAAATCCCCACTACCAGCACCCAGCCCGTCTCCCCACCATCCCTCCCCTACCGGTGGAGCCCAGCCACCCGCCTCTCCACCAATCCTCCCCACACCTAGCGGCGCCCACCGCATCTTCGCACCACCATCACTCCCCACTGGCTGCGACCAGCCCGCCCTCTCCCCACCGTCACTCTCCCCCCCTGGCGGCACCCAGCCGGCCTCCCCACCGTCCCCTCCCCACTGGCTTGCGACCAGCCCGCCTCCCCACCGTCACTCCCCCCCTGGCGGCACCCTCGCCCGCACCCCTCCCCACCGTCCCCTCCCCACTGGCTGCGACCAGCCCGCCTCCTCCACCGTCACTCCCCTCCTGGCGGCACCAGCCCGCTCCCCACCGTCCCCTCCCCTATAG